A section of the Leptospira kobayashii genome encodes:
- a CDS encoding thiolase family protein: MTPILLGVADTIESEFNAEEYKSSSALEKYYKILFRSVDKLFTFLGTDRTKIAPYLTDFVSVEAQSLAREGYGFTVRDANDLGFTGIACHVVDLGGASVGGALQQAYTIISSNPDSIVLVAAADVPKSVFKQVSDLKRLTATVCHKDWEIPYGSTLIGLYAILAERLMKDSGVNSEDFEKITKCFREKAISNPRAFQFEKELTDKQLRKPLAGPYSTPMIAIVTDHGFATLITTEAKKQELIDKGIIRKDAEHIYLSGAGHAAHTEYFIQKKDLASPAAIAAERAFSLSGWEREDIDYAWIYDCFTGMIINQASLYFGKPVKEVAAGLHEGKIPTGNRQIPINLGGGILNYQAAMSLSGAAGLIDVASQYGLAVDPIPGRLSEPPKVSLLGGNGGIDSINSVIIFSKEAPKKGRRSAQPTRNLGVNVPDAKDGEDGVILSASAVHFNPGGEKKPPYLLCAVTTNSGSMLLTNLFSAAGEEIKSADTIEIGKTKVKLKIQNGILQSHLI, translated from the coding sequence ATGACCCCTATTCTACTTGGCGTTGCCGATACAATTGAATCCGAATTCAATGCAGAGGAATACAAATCTTCCTCTGCTCTAGAAAAATATTATAAAATACTATTTCGTTCCGTTGATAAACTATTTACCTTTTTAGGAACGGACCGAACCAAAATAGCTCCCTACCTTACCGATTTTGTTTCCGTAGAAGCCCAATCTTTGGCAAGGGAAGGTTACGGTTTTACGGTTCGTGATGCCAATGATTTGGGATTCACAGGAATTGCATGTCATGTTGTGGATTTGGGTGGGGCCAGTGTGGGAGGAGCTCTTCAACAAGCTTACACCATCATTTCCTCCAATCCCGACAGTATTGTGTTAGTTGCCGCGGCGGATGTTCCCAAATCCGTATTCAAACAAGTCTCCGATTTAAAAAGACTGACTGCAACGGTTTGCCACAAGGATTGGGAGATCCCTTACGGCTCCACGCTCATCGGACTGTATGCGATCCTCGCAGAAAGATTGATGAAAGATTCGGGAGTAAACTCGGAAGATTTTGAAAAGATTACAAAGTGTTTCCGGGAGAAAGCAATTTCCAATCCGCGCGCTTTCCAATTCGAAAAAGAACTAACCGACAAACAGCTTCGCAAACCCCTGGCAGGTCCTTACTCCACTCCTATGATCGCAATCGTAACGGATCACGGATTCGCAACTTTGATCACGACCGAAGCCAAAAAACAAGAGTTAATCGACAAAGGGATTATCAGAAAAGACGCTGAACATATTTATCTCTCCGGCGCGGGCCATGCTGCCCATACGGAATATTTCATTCAGAAAAAAGATCTGGCGAGTCCCGCAGCCATCGCCGCAGAACGCGCGTTTTCCCTTTCCGGCTGGGAGAGAGAAGATATCGATTATGCCTGGATCTACGATTGTTTTACAGGCATGATCATTAACCAGGCGAGTTTGTATTTCGGAAAACCGGTAAAAGAAGTGGCGGCCGGTTTGCATGAGGGAAAAATTCCTACAGGCAATAGACAAATTCCCATCAATTTGGGCGGAGGAATTTTGAATTATCAGGCTGCCATGTCCCTCTCCGGCGCCGCAGGACTAATCGACGTGGCAAGCCAATACGGTTTGGCGGTAGATCCGATTCCAGGCCGCTTGAGTGAACCGCCTAAGGTGAGTTTATTGGGAGGAAACGGAGGAATCGACAGTATCAATTCTGTGATTATTTTTTCCAAAGAAGCTCCCAAAAAAGGGAGACGTTCCGCACAACCCACGCGCAATTTGGGAGTCAACGTTCCCGATGCAAAAGACGGAGAAGATGGAGTGATTCTATCGGCAAGTGCCGTACATTTCAATCCTGGCGGAGAAAAAAAACCGCCTTATCTGCTTTG